TAATCATACGTCCTTGCCCAAAAACAAGTCCGCAGCTAAGCACCCAAAAAAACAATAAGCGTAAAATGTGTTTCATAGGACTTTAGTGAATTTTTTGAAATTATTGTTTGGAGAATTTACCGGCTTTTTAGGCGGGCTGTAGATGCAATGCTAATGCTACATTTTATAAAAAACAAAAAATATGCATATTTTTTTATATATAAAATATTTATACAAAATATTATTCTGCCATATCAATTAAAGTCGAGTTATTGGGATGTAAGCAGTATTTGGTTTTAGAGGTGTTTAAAATGAGTGAACTTAATCAAATATAGAAATAAATAAGTGGCTGACTTGTTTAATAAAAAAAGCCCTGAGGTGGGCTCTCAGGGCTTTTTCAACAAGTGATTAGCGATATTTTTTACCTACTTATCCACCTTTAGTCGTTCTTCTCTGTTGGCGATTTCCCAGGCGGTATGGAAAATAAGTCGGGTTATTTTTTCCATTTTTGGGAAGTGTATCTTCTCTACAGTATCTGTATGCTGGTGGTAGTCGGGGTGTACGCCATTGAAGTAGAAAATAACTGGTATGCGGTTTTTAGCAAAATTATAGTGGTCGGAGCGGTAATAAAACCGGTTAGGGTCATTGTCTCTATTGTATAGATAATCGAGCTTGAGCTGGGTATAAGTATCATTGGCTTTTTCGCTTAATTGATGTAGCTCTGTGGAGAGCTTATCAGAGCCAATGAGATAGATATAATTAGGGTCATTCTTGCGGATATACTCTCCACCGATGCGGCCTATCATATCGATATTGAGGTTGGCCACTGTGTTTTCGAGGGGGAAAATGGGGTTGACATCGGTGTAAAATTGCGAGCCAAAGAGCCCGATTTCTTCTCCGGCTACAGTGATGAATAAGATACTACGGCGGGGGCGGTATCCTTCGGCGGCAGCTTTGGCAAAGGCTTCGGCCATCATCATTACGGCTACTGTTCCGGAGCCATCATCGTCAGCACCATTAAATATTTTATCCCCTTCCATCCCTACGTGGTCATAGTGTGCACTGATGACAAGCAGCTCGTCCTTTTTATCTGTTCCTTCCAAAAAGCCCAATACATTTTCGGTATCTCGCTCTATCTCCCAAAGTTGCTGGAGTGAGAGGGTGGCTTGTTGGGCAGTAAAGGTTTCGGCAGTCGTTTTGCCGCTTTGGCCTATTTTTTTACGTTGTGTTTTGAGCTGGTCAGCAGTAGTATTGAGCCACTGCGCCGCTACACTGGCGCTCACCACCAGGACAGCAGGCGACTGAGGGTAGGGGTTATACAAGTTCGATGGGCGCTTACGCTGTTGTGCTTTATATTGGCTATAGGCTGCGCCAAGGTCTTGGTCGTTGTCGCCAGCAATGATAATCAGCCCTTTGGCTCCACGGCTTTGGGCGGTTGCCAACTTGGTTTCCCAGCGAGCTGCTTCCGATTCTTGCGCCGCTCCCGTAATACGAGAGTTGGCGTTGGCATCTAGTGGTTCGCCCTGATAACAAATGACCCACTGGCCGTTGAGCTGCTCTAATGCTTCATAATCGCTGTATTGTGCCGTATGAATGCCATAGCCCACAAATACAGGTTGTAGCACTGTGGCCGGTGTCTGATAATCAGAAGGACTAAAAAAATCTTTGCCATACACAAAGTCTTGGCCGTTGAGGGTCAACGTACCTTCAGTACTTTTTTTACGACCTATCTGAAATCGCTGAAAATAGCTATTCCCCTCTGGGGTAGGCACTGGAGCAGCCAGCCCTACAGTCTTAAAATGTTGGCGGATGTAGTCAGCAGCTTTTTTTTGACCTTTGCTACCGGTGTCTCGTCCTTCCATACTATCGGCAGCGATGACGTGTAGGTGTTTGGAAAGCGCCTCTTGGGTGATGACCTTGGCGTAGCGGATGGCGGTCTGGTCTTGCCCTGATGCCGGTACAACCACAAGCCAAAACATTGCCCAGGCGATAAATAATGTGCCTAGGTTTTTGATATAGTATTGTTTCATAGAAGTAAATCGTTTTTCCAAAAATAAAGCAATCTCTTCGGCTTTCCTAAATCAGCTCCCCAAAAGCGCCCCTTGTTCACGATTTTAGAAAAACTTTCTTTAACTTTGAGCCGTTTGTGAATCTCTTGCCCAAGGTCTTGATTACTCCTTACTTTGGGCCTAATACAACACCAATATGGCTCTAAAAAAAGTACAAGTAGGCGATATTTCTTGTGGGGAAGATGCCCTCTTTCTTATTTCTGGTCCCTGTGTCATCGAAGATGAGTCGATTATGATGCAAACCGCCGAGAAGCTCAAAGAAGTGTCTGAGCGCCTAGGCATACAAGTTATTTATAAGTCTTCGTTTCAAAAAGACAACCGCAGTTCTTTGGATTACTACCAAGGTCCCGGCCTCGACGAAGGACTCAAGATTTTGGCACGTATCAAGGCCGAATTTGGCTTCCCACTCCTGACCGACATCCACAGCGCTGATCAGGCTGCCGCCGCTGCCGAGGTCATTGATGTGTTGCAGATTCCGGCATACCTCTGTATGCAGACCTCGCTGACAGTAGCTGCCGCCAAAACAGGGCGTGTGGTCAACCTCAAACACGGGCAGTTCCTAGCCCCTGAGAATATGAAGCACCCTGTCAAGAAGATTGAAGCCAGTGGCAACAACCAAATCATCTTGACCGAACGCGGCTATACTTTTGGATACAATGACCTGATTGTAGACCCTCGTAGTTTTTATCACCTCAATCAAATGGGGTATCCTGTCGTATTTGACGTAACCCACGCCATCCGCAAGTATGGTATCCCAAGTGCTGATGCCAAAGGTGGAGCGCGTGAGTTTTTGCCTACGCTTGCCCGCGCCGGAGTAGCTTCTGGGGTCGACGGCCTCTTTGTCGAAACACACCCCAACCCTGAAGCCGCACTCTGTGATGCTGCCAGCCAACTCTGTGTAACAGACCTCGAAGAGTTTCTCAAGCCTTTGCTCGAAATTCACACGGTCGTGCGTCGATATACCTAGTTATTTAGCGCTTAACGGCCCGGTGGCTTGGCGCGCCTTTTTGTACAAATATTTACCCCTTAATATTTTTCAGCAATTATGGAACTATACCTCGATTCTGTCAACTTTCAAGAAATAGAAGAGGCTTTCCGTTTGGGCTTTCTCAACGGCCTAACTACCACTCCTACTTTTATGCACCGTGAGGGCATCAAGGATATTGATGGCGCTATCGTCAAATTGTCTAAGATGGTACCTGTATTGCAGATTGAAGCCCTTGGCGATACTGCCGAAGAGATTTTGGCAGAGGCCGAGCGCCAGTTGGCTTTAGGTTTGGACGTAAACAAGACCGTCTTCAAAATCCCTGTGTCTAACGAAGGCTTGCGCGCCTGTAAAATGTTGCGCGACAAAGGCCTGATGGTCAATGTGCACCTAGTCTACACCCTCGCGCAGGCCTATATGGCGATGCAAGCCGGAGCGACGTATGTCTGCCCATTGGTAGGACGCTGGCAAGACCAAGGCCACGATGCTATTGCCCTTATAGAGCAGTGTGTCGATACGGTCGAGCGTTATGGATACGATACCAAGATTATGTTCTCGTCTGTACGCCACTCAGAGCACGTTCGTACAGCCATTATCAGTGGAGTACACACCATCACCGCGCCTTGGAAGGTGATGAAGACCTTGACGGCCAACCACTTCACGGATGTTGGAACAGACCAGTTTGTACGCGACACCGAACTGATGACCACCCGTGTACGCGAAGTAATCGCCACCGCCAACCCTGTTATCAAAACAGAAGACACTATCTTCAGCGCCCTGAGCCAAATGACTAGCTCTGGCCTAGGAGCGGTAAGTGTGGTAGACGGACAGGGAGTGCTCGTGGGAATCTTTACCGACGGAGACCTGCGCCGCAAGCTCAATGAAGGTGGCCAAGCTGTACTTGACCAAAAAATGAGCACTATCCTCTCGGGCAAAGCTCCGATTCAAATCATTGAGCACGCCCTGCTGTATGATGCAGTAAGTGTATTCAAATCTGCTCAGGTGGACAACATTGTTGTGGTTAACGACAAAAACCAACCTGTAGGGATGATTGACATCCAAGATTTTGTCAAGCGCAATTTGATTGGCTAGTCTTACCGGCTTCTTATTTCCAAAAAGCCCTGTTGTTTTCTTACAAACAACAGGGCTTTTGTATGAAGATGGGATACAAGGGCAGCGTTTTGTAGCGTATACGGGGTTGATTGTGTGGGTTTTGGCAGTGTGCGAAATTACTCTCCCAACAAGTCTGGGCGGCGCTGACGTGTTCGTTGGATGGCCTGCTGCTCACGCCACTGACCGATGCGCTTGTGGTCGCCGGAGCGCAGGATTTCGGGTACTTCTAGCCCCTCAAAGCTCGCAGGACGGGTATATACCGGCGGTGAGAGGAGTTGGTCCTGAAAGGAGTCTGTCAGGGCGGAGGTCTCATCAGAAAGCACACCCGGAATCAGGCGAATCACCGAGTCGGCCACTACAGCCGCTGCCAGTTCTCCCCCCGAGATTACATAATCTCCGATGCTGATTTCACTCGTAACAAAAAGCTCACGGGCGCGCTCATCGATGCCCTTATAGTGCCCACAGAGCAGGATAAGGTTTTGTTTGAGCGACAGCCGGTTAGCCGCTGCCTGAGTATAAGGTACACCGTCGGGCGTAAGATAGATAACCTCATCATAGTCTCGTTCGGCTTGTAGCCCCCGGATACACTTGGCGATAGGCTCTACCATCAAGACCATTCCTGCGCCGCCGCCAAACATATAGTCATCTATTTGAGCTTGTTTGTTGATGGCGTAGTCGCGCAGGTTATGTAGGTGTACAGTCGCTAGCCCCTTGTCTTGTGCACGCTGCATAATAGAATGGGCAAAAGGACTGACGAGCAAGTCAGGCACACAAGTGATGATGTCGATACGCATAAGGCAGGCGGTTATTCTTCGTCTAAGTCGTCAGGAGTTTCTTTAATATCTTGCAAGTAGATGTCTACCAAGCCGTCGGGCAGGGTTACATAAACACATCGGGCGGCTTTATCTACGCGCTGTATCATTGCATCCACTGCCGGAACCAACACTTCTGAGCCTTGGGGGTGTGCTACTCCCAAGATGACCTGCGGCGTACTATCATAAATAGTGGCTACGGTGCCTACATCGCCTAGGGCTTCGTCTTCGACCCTAAAGCCCACTAGCTCGTGGTAGTAGTAATCGTCGTCGGAGAGGGGGGGTAAGGCCGTCAGGGGCAAATAAAGCGGCAAGCCTACCAAGGTTTCTGCTTTTTCGAGGGTATCTACCTCTTCGAGCTTAAAGATGGCATATTTGCCTGAAATGCGCACCCGCTCTACAAAATGAGGAACCAAGGCCCCTCGAACCATCAGCAATACCGCCTCTAGCTGCTGATAATCAGCGGGGTTATCTACATCCAACACTGCCGACACCTCGCCTTGTAGGGCGTGGGTTTTGGCGATATGGCCAATGGCATAATAATCGTCTAATGAGGGCATATTTTCTGAACTATAATTTGCGATAAAATATTTGTTGTGCTTATTTCCAAGGCTGTGAGGCAATTCCCCAAAGCAAAAAAGCCCAACCCAAAATCAATCCTACACCCCCAATAGGTGTAACAGCTCCCCACTTGCCTACATTACTCAGCGAGAGGATATAGAGCGAGCCAGAGAAAATCAGTACGCCCACCGTAAAGGCATAACCGGCATACACGAATGCCTTGGCGGCTGTTTGCCAGAGCAAGATACCTGTAATGAGCAAGGCTAGGGCGTGGTAAAACTGATATTTCACCGCCAGCTCAAAGGTATCAAGGCGTTGGTTGGCGCTCAGCATCGCCTTGAGGGCGTGTGCGCCAAAAGCACCCAGCCCAACGGCCAGTCCGCCAAGGAGTGCTCCCAGAAGTAGGAATATTTTTGCCATAAGAGGAAGTGTTTTGTGCTAATTTGTTAAAATATGAAGCCAATTCCGGTTTCGATAAGGTCTTGCTGAGGAGTCAGTGCCTGAGTCGCTCTATTGAAACGGTATTGATAATTGGCTTTGAATACAATGTTTTCGCGGGGGTTAAAGTTCATCCCTACTGTCCAAACATCTAAGTCGTTGGCTGAGCGTGGCAAAGCCTCAAGCGCTGGCAACACGTGTTGGTGCGTGTTGAGGCGTTCATACCGGGCAAACAAGCTAAGTTTTACGCCTTGGCTGTCATAAAACCAGTTTTCTCGATGGCGTTTGGGGCTTCTACACAGCCAAGGCCATAGGTCATAACCAGCCTCCAACAAGTAGCCAAACGTTTGGGCTCCCAACACTTGGCCTTGTCCGGTTTGTTGGCGTGTCAACTCGTAGATTTTATCTGTGTCGCTCAAACGCCCGGCAGCGCCAACGGTTACAAAACGAAAGCGTTCGCGCTCATATTTGGCATAGCCTGTCCATAGTTGGATATTGGCGTTAAGCCCCGTTTGGCTGTTATCAGGATTGATAAATAGCTCACCTTGGCCGGAGTCGCCAAAATAGCCCGAGAGACTGAATGTCCAATCTCGCAACCCGGTATATGATAGTGTGGTAAGCCAATCCACAATAACACATAAACAAAAAAGCAACTCCAGATAAGTTGCATTGGGTAATAGAGAGTCAATCGCCTTGACATTGTTAAACATTTAGGGTAATGGAGAGACTTTTTAGCAGTCTATGTACGAACGCAAAGATACGAAAATTTTGCTAAGCCTTTGATACCAAGATTTACTGCAAATGACTTACCAGATGTGCAAGGTTTTGCTTCAAAGCCTCCGAAGAGGCAATTTCTTTGGGGAGTGTATGTATGGAAAAATCCTTGGGAATCAAAAAAAACGCACTCTGTGAGGCCTCAAATCAAGTAAGCTTGTTTATGTTATAGAACATTGTTACCCCGAGGTTGGAGGTTGCTTACAATCTTGCTTCGAGGCCAAGGTGATGTTTCCAAAAACGTTTGGTGTTCTGTTAGGATAATAAAGTTGTCGTTGGCAATTGATTTTAGCCACTCCCTTTCCTAGAGGGCATAAAAAACTTAGGGGGAGTGACAAAGTCAACTCGACCCCTAAGATCCTTCAACCAGCTATGAGCTACAAAGGTGGATGATTTTATGGAGAAAATCAAGCCTTTGTGCTATTTTTTATTGTGCAATGGCGACTTCTTCGACAAAGCGCTCCATAAAATCGGTCAACGACATACTGCCAAGGTCTCCTGTGCCGTGTCGGCGAACAGAAACCCCGTTTTCGGCTTGTTCTTTGTCGCCTACGATGAGCATATACGGGATTTTTCGGACTTCGGCATCGCGAATTTTACGTTGGATTTTCTCGTCGCGCTCGTCTAAAATACCTCGGATGTCTTGCTGTGCGAGGCTTTGGTGTACTTGGCGAGCATAGTCGTGGTATTTTTCCGAAATGGGCAACACGGCGATTTGGTCAGGTGCGAGCCAAAGCGGGAAGTTACCCCCACAGTGCTCTATCAACACGGCTACGAAGCGCTCCAGCGAGCCAAAAGGCGCACGGTGAATCATCACGGGGCGGTGTTTTTGGTTGTCTGCTCCGATGTATTCGAGCTGGAAGCGCTCCGGTAGCTGATAGTCTACCTGAATAGTACCCAACTGCCAGCGGCGACCTAGCGCATCCTTCACCATAAAGTCTAGCTTGGGGCCATAAAAAGCCGCCTCACCATACTCTACCACTGTACGCAGGTTTTTGGCTTCGGCCACTTCTTGGATTTCGCGCTCGGCGCGATCCCAGTCTTCTTCGTGTCCGATGTATTTCTGGCGTTCGGTTTGGTGGCGCAATGATATTTGCGCCGTAAATTCCTCAAAGCCAAGCGCATTGAAGACATAAAGCACCAAGTCAATTACTTTGGCAAACTCATCTTTTACTTGGTCGGCACGGCAGAAGATATGCGCATCATCTTGGGTAAAGCCACGCACACGGGTCAGGCCGTGTAGCTCGCCACTTTGCTCATAACGATAGACGGTACCGAACTCTGCCAGACGCAACGGAAGGTCTTTGTAAGAGCGGGGTTTGGTCTTGTAGATTTCGCAGTGGTGCGGGCAGTTCATAGGCTTGAGCATAAACAGCTCGTCCTCTTCGGGGGTATGAATAGGCTGGAAAGAGTCTTCGCCATACTTCTCCCAGTGGCCAGAGGTCTCATATAGTTTTTTGCTGCCGATGTGAGGCGTTACGACAGGATCATAGCCGGCACGTACTTGTGCCTTGCGCAAAAACTGCTCTAGGCGCTCGCGCAAGAGGGTACCCTTGGGCAGCCATAAGGGCAGGCCTTTGCCTACGTTTTCTGAAAAGGCAAAGAGTTCTAGTTCTTGGCCTAGCTTGCGATGGTCGCGTTTTTTGGCTTCTTCGAGTAGTCTGAGGTACTCTTTCAGCTCTTTATCTTGTGGGAATGCCACCCCATATACACGAGTGAGCTGCTTTCGGCTTACATCGCCGCGCCAGTAAGCTCCGGCCACATTCATCAGCTTTACGGCCTTGATAAAGCCCGTATGTGGGATGTGTGGCCCACGACAGAGGTCTGTAAACGCACCTTGTTGATAAAAAGTAATGTGTCCGTCTTGTAGCCCTTCGAGGAGTTCGAGCTTATACTCATCCCCTTTTTGCTCAAAGTAGCGGATTGCCTCTGCTTTAGAGACTTCTGAGCGCAGGTACTCGTTTTTTTGGCGGGCAAGTTCTAGCATTTTCTGCTCAATTTTCTCAAACTCTTCTTGTGAGAGTATGCGCCCTTCGCCGAGGTCAATGTCATAATAAAAGCCCGTTTCGATAGCGGGGCCGATACCAAACTTCACTCCCGGATAGAGGGCTTCGAGGGCTTCGGCCAAAAGGTGAGCCGATGAGTGCCAAAAAGTGTTTTTCCCTTCCGTGTCTTTCCAGGTGAGCAGCTGCACGGTGCTGTCTTGTTGGATGGGGCGGGTAGCGTCCCATACTTCTCCGTTGACCTTAGCGGCCAACACGTTGCGCATCAGGCCTTCGCTGATGCTTTGGGCTATTTCTAGCCCGCTAACCCCTTGCGGATAGCTACGTACGCTTCCGTCGGGCAGGGTAATATTGATTTGACTCATAGAGTGGGTGATTATCGCTTGTGCATCTTCGGCCTCACAAACAGCCCAAGCCTACACAGGCGTTGCCAATAAGCATTTGTTTGTACTACAAATGTGAGAAAGTTTTGGCATAAATCATAAAGTTGTGTGGTGGCAAACTCAACTAGGAGTGTCAGCTTGTTTTTTTATTCGCAATTGTACACTTTTCTGACTATGGCCAATAAAATAAACATTAAACAAAACCTAGGACAACATACATCCCCTCACAAGCGACTTGTTGGGGGCTAGTGAGGGAAGGTAGGAATGTCCAGAACAAGCTTATCGTTTACGGACATAGCTGTTGAGGCGCTGTGTTTCATCTCCAATGACTAAGGAGTCTTGGCTCAACACGAGGATGGGTTCTTCAAAATAAACACCTGCATCATCTACAGGAGTGTAGGTAATCTTGCCGTTTTCGAGTTTGTAGCGATATACGCCCATAGGGCTGAGATCGATGGTGTTGTCAGGCTTGAACTCCAATACTTGGCCCATCATTGCGGTTGTATCAGTATTGTACCAAATCCCCTCAAGCGGATTGTCAGACTTTGTTGGCGTTGTCGATGTTGGAGACGTGAGGCTGTCGGTGGTTTCTAGTGACTCGGTCTGTGTGCCAGCGGTGTTTTTGGAACCACAAGCAGTACCAAGTGATAGGCCTATCAAACAAAGTAGGATAAAAACAGGATATTTCATTTATTTAAAGAATTTGGGTTAAACAAGTCTTGCAATATACTTGAAAGTACACAATAATCCTCTACCATTTTACCGAAGATGCTTTTTTTTTACCAACCCTCAGAAGCGTTTGATAAAGCCCTCTGCAGCTTCGACCAACAACAGTAACAAGACATCCCAAAATTAATGGGGCGATGTCCCTTTGCTGAAAGTCAAGGCGATCAATATCCGGCGGCGTGGCCGTCTTTGCGTGATTCTGAAGCACCAAGATATACCTTCCGCTGTGCGTCATACATAATCGCTTGGTAGCCTCCATAAATCCCATATGCAAAGCCTACTTTATGTCCCATAGCCATCAGTTGGCGGATGGTCGCATAGTCGAAGCCATGCTCAAGAGTGATTTGGCCTCCGGCAGCATCTGCAGGGATGCCCGTAGGGTCTACCGAGCCATTGTGGTCGATGCGGGGTGCATCGCCTGCCTCCTGCAAATTCATCCCAAAATCTATCAGGTTCATCACCACCTGTACGTGCCCCAAGGGCTGAAAATCGCCTCCCATTACACCAAAGCTTACCCAAGGCTTTCCGTCTTTAGTGATAAAGCAAGGGATGATGGTATGAAAAGGGCGTTTGCCGGGCTGTAGCGCATTGGCGTGGGTGGGGTCAAGGTGAAACAACTCGCCTCGGTCTTGAAGCATAAAGCCCAAACCCGGCGGCACCATCCCCGAACCCATCCCGCGATAGTTGCTCTGGATGAGCGAAATCATCATCCCGTCTTTGTCGGCTACGGTCATATAAATCGTTTCTCCAGCCGTGATATTGCCTGCTCCATAACTGCGCCCTGCTCGGCTGGGGTTGATCAGCGCCCGGCGTTCTTCGGCATACTCCTTACTAATCAGCTCTTGTACGGGGACTTTTACAAAATCCATATCGGCATAGTACTTGGCTCGGTCTTCAAAAGCTAGTTTTTTGGCTTCCACAAAATAGTGGATATGCTCAGCAGAGCCAAAAGAAATTTTGCTAAAATCGTAGCCTTCGAGGATGTTGAGCATCTGAAGAGAGGCAATTCCTTGGCCGTTGGGGGGCAGCTCCCATACATCATACCCACGATAATTGGCCGATACCGGGGTAATCCACTCTGAGCGGTGTGTGGCAAGGTCTTCGTAGCTCAACACACCACCTTGTTCTTGGATAAACCCCGCAATGGTGCGTGCCATCTCTCCTTTGTAAAAAGCATCGCGTCCGCCTTTGGCCAGTTGCTTGTAGGTATTGGCCAAAGCCGGGTTTTTGAAGATATCCCCCTTCGCTGGTGCTTGGCCATTGGGTGCATACACATCGGTTACGTTGGGGTATTTACCCAAAAAAGCGATTGAACGCTCCAAATAAAAGGCAATCAGCTCCGTAACGGGAAACCCCTGCTCGGCATAGCCAATGGCTGGCTGTAATACTTGACTCATTTTGAGGCGGCCAAACTTCTGGTGTAGCTCAAACCAACCATCCACACATCCCGGCACACTAACTGGCAGTGGACCGTAGGCGGGGATTTTGTCCATCCCTCGCGATGTAAAATAATCGATGTTGAGCGCCTTGGGAGCGCGCCCGCTAGCGTTGAGCCCATAGAGCTGCTGTGTCTTGGGATCCCAAACGATGGCAAATAAATCACCCCCAATACCACAACCAGTAGGCTCCATCAAGCCTAGTGCCGCATTGGCCGCAATGGCTGCATCAACAGCACTGCCCCCTTGCTTGAGTACATCAAGGGCGATTTGGGTAGCCAATGGATGGCTTGTAGCAGCCATCCCGTTTTGAGCGATGACCTCTGAGCGGGTCGCAAAAGTGCGCCCCGTAACACGGTCTTGGGCAGATAACCTAACACCCAAACTTAGAAAACACACAAGGCAGAGGGCTGCCCATCGGGAATAGTATGGTAGTAACATAAGCATTTGGAAAATATATCATTGATTGGAACTGCAACTAGCCAATCAACAAATTAGTTAGCAAAATGGACAAAGAGGTGTCTATAGACAAGTTAGTATTTTTGATGATAACTACCCAAACCCCAAGCTTTTGATAAGACAAACAACCACTCTTGACGACATAAGTCCACTTCTGGGAGATGAAAACTACATTTTCATCGATTATCTTTCATAAAGATGCAAAAGCTATGGTTTTTTACTAGTTTTGGTAAATTTTTTGCCACTCTTGGGCTAATCATTGTTTGTTCATTATTTATGCAGATGCTCCCTCCTTTTTACGCATACTATAAAGCGCTAGCCCGTCAAGGCCTAGTCATAGCTTATCGCGGCCCTATTACGGATGTAATGATTGCGGAGCTGAGCCGAGAGGTGCGCCAAAAAACAGCTCATACCCCAAAAACTGGGAAAAAAGTATTTGCGGTCTTTATGGAGTTGACACAAAATATGCTCTATTACTCCGCCGAGAAGACATATTTTGGGCAAGATCCCAACAGCATCGGAATGCTTTTTTTGAGCTTTGACCTACAAGAGGGCTATACTTTTGGGTGTGGCAATTTAGTCGAAAATCCCTACGTACCCGAGCTAGTCGAAAATTGCAATATCATCAACTCACTAGATAGGGACTCGCTGCGCGATTATAAACGCCAACAACGAAATGCCCCTCAAAGAGAACGTAGCCGTGGCGCAGGCATAGGGCTTATTCAGTCAGCCATTACTGCCGACAATCCACTCGATGTTGTTTTTACAGAAATGAACGAACGGTATACCTTGTTTGAACTGACTGTCAAAATTGATATGCTCGACAGCCTCGAAGGTGACGAAAACCAAGCGACTGCTGATACAGACTAACTAGCCCGACTATTGGCCGTGAAAATATCACTGATTGGTGCCGGTAATGTAGCTTGGCATTTGAGCGCAGCCCTCGAACGCGCCGGACATACGATTGAAGAAGTATACAGCCGCCAAAAGACCAATGCCGAGCGGTTGGCCAACCGACTGCGCTGTGCTCAAGCTACTGATGACCTTGATTTGAGAACAAGCAAGGCTCAACTTTTTTTACTCTGTGTGGCTGATGATGCCTATGAGCTTGTATTGTCCCGACTCCAATTGCCCCAAAATACCCTTATAGCACATACCTCAGGAAGTTTGCCACTCGCTATTTTGGCAGCAAAACAAAGACCGGCAGGCGTTTTTTATCCCCTACAGACTTTTAGCAAGCAGAAAACAGTAGACTTTACCCAAGTGCTTTTTTGTATCGAGGGGCAAACACCCGAAGCCGAAAAGCAACTACAACTATTGGCACAAGCCCTCAGCCAACAAGTAAAGCTGGTTTCTTCAGAACAACGCCGTGTCTTACATCTAGCGGCTGTATTTGCTTGTAACTTCACAAACTATATGCTCAGCTTAGCAGACGAAATCTTGACTGAAAAAGGAGCTTCTTTACAATTATTGACTGCGCTGATTCAAGAAACTATCCAAAAAGCACTGCTCGATAGCCCACACACTGCCCAAACAGGCCCAGCCCGAAGGGGAGACTTGCAACTGATTGAAAAACATCTGGAAACGCTCCAACAAAAACCAGAGGCAGCCCAGGTATACCGC
This genomic window from Eisenibacter elegans DSM 3317 contains:
- a CDS encoding M28 family peptidase, with translation MKQYYIKNLGTLFIAWAMFWLVVVPASGQDQTAIRYAKVITQEALSKHLHVIAADSMEGRDTGSKGQKKAADYIRQHFKTVGLAAPVPTPEGNSYFQRFQIGRKKSTEGTLTLNGQDFVYGKDFFSPSDYQTPATVLQPVFVGYGIHTAQYSDYEALEQLNGQWVICYQGEPLDANANSRITGAAQESEAARWETKLATAQSRGAKGLIIIAGDNDQDLGAAYSQYKAQQRKRPSNLYNPYPQSPAVLVVSASVAAQWLNTTADQLKTQRKKIGQSGKTTAETFTAQQATLSLQQLWEIERDTENVLGFLEGTDKKDELLVISAHYDHVGMEGDKIFNGADDDGSGTVAVMMMAEAFAKAAAEGYRPRRSILFITVAGEEIGLFGSQFYTDVNPIFPLENTVANLNIDMIGRIGGEYIRKNDPNYIYLIGSDKLSTELHQLSEKANDTYTQLKLDYLYNRDNDPNRFYYRSDHYNFAKNRIPVIFYFNGVHPDYHQHTDTVEKIHFPKMEKITRLIFHTAWEIANREERLKVDK
- the kdsA gene encoding 3-deoxy-8-phosphooctulonate synthase → MALKKVQVGDISCGEDALFLISGPCVIEDESIMMQTAEKLKEVSERLGIQVIYKSSFQKDNRSSLDYYQGPGLDEGLKILARIKAEFGFPLLTDIHSADQAAAAAEVIDVLQIPAYLCMQTSLTVAAAKTGRVVNLKHGQFLAPENMKHPVKKIEASGNNQIILTERGYTFGYNDLIVDPRSFYHLNQMGYPVVFDVTHAIRKYGIPSADAKGGAREFLPTLARAGVASGVDGLFVETHPNPEAALCDAASQLCVTDLEEFLKPLLEIHTVVRRYT
- a CDS encoding DUF423 domain-containing protein, which codes for MAKIFLLLGALLGGLAVGLGAFGAHALKAMLSANQRLDTFELAVKYQFYHALALLITGILLWQTAAKAFVYAGYAFTVGVLIFSGSLYILSLSNVGKWGAVTPIGGVGLILGWAFLLWGIASQPWK
- the rimM gene encoding ribosome maturation factor RimM (Essential for efficient processing of 16S rRNA) gives rise to the protein MPSLDDYYAIGHIAKTHALQGEVSAVLDVDNPADYQQLEAVLLMVRGALVPHFVERVRISGKYAIFKLEEVDTLEKAETLVGLPLYLPLTALPPLSDDDYYYHELVGFRVEDEALGDVGTVATIYDSTPQVILGVAHPQGSEVLVPAVDAMIQRVDKAARCVYVTLPDGLVDIYLQDIKETPDDLDEE
- a CDS encoding transaldolase family protein codes for the protein MELYLDSVNFQEIEEAFRLGFLNGLTTTPTFMHREGIKDIDGAIVKLSKMVPVLQIEALGDTAEEILAEAERQLALGLDVNKTVFKIPVSNEGLRACKMLRDKGLMVNVHLVYTLAQAYMAMQAGATYVCPLVGRWQDQGHDAIALIEQCVDTVERYGYDTKIMFSSVRHSEHVRTAIISGVHTITAPWKVMKTLTANHFTDVGTDQFVRDTELMTTRVREVIATANPVIKTEDTIFSALSQMTSSGLGAVSVVDGQGVLVGIFTDGDLRRKLNEGGQAVLDQKMSTILSGKAPIQIIEHALLYDAVSVFKSAQVDNIVVVNDKNQPVGMIDIQDFVKRNLIG
- the trmD gene encoding tRNA (guanosine(37)-N1)-methyltransferase TrmD; protein product: MRIDIITCVPDLLVSPFAHSIMQRAQDKGLATVHLHNLRDYAINKQAQIDDYMFGGGAGMVLMVEPIAKCIRGLQAERDYDEVIYLTPDGVPYTQAAANRLSLKQNLILLCGHYKGIDERARELFVTSEISIGDYVISGGELAAAVVADSVIRLIPGVLSDETSALTDSFQDQLLSPPVYTRPASFEGLEVPEILRSGDHKRIGQWREQQAIQRTRQRRPDLLGE